A genome region from Drosophila simulans strain w501 chromosome 2R, Prin_Dsim_3.1, whole genome shotgun sequence includes the following:
- the LOC6735873 gene encoding uncharacterized protein LOC6735873 codes for MLTRAWEWEWLPAMFGMFPMRLLWLVVLLCLLPGQVLLGNAASVTWGHVNKYASVLHTEDVYLPPGTPGRDVAYGLENASDNYRITGVHVEDLGADGAEALLTAGGIGQQFVVLHCRRLPNSEEQAAHLEVSIYGVDL; via the exons ATGTTGACAAGGGCGTGGGAGTGGGAATGGTTGCCAGCGATGTTCGGGATGTTTCCGATGCGGCTGCTGtggctggtggtgctgctctGTTTGCTACCTGGGCAGGTGCTGCTCGGCAACGCCGCCTCGGTCACCTGGGGCCATGTCAACAAATACGCCAGCGTGCTGCACACCGAAGATGTTTACTTGCCGCCGGGGACCCCCGGCCGAGATGTGGCCTACGGCCTGGAG AACGCCAGCGATAACTACCGGATTACGGGTGTGCATGTCGAGGATCTAGGCGCCGATGGAGCGGAGGCCCTGCTCACGGCTGGCGGCATTGGCCAGCAGTTTGTGGTCCTCCACTGCCGGCGACTTCCGAACTCCGAGGAGCAGGCGGCTCATCTCGAGGTGTCCATCTACGGAGTGGACCTGTAG
- the LOC6735872 gene encoding PE-PGRS family protein PE_PGRS26 isoform X3: MIVLLGALCLLQTASLVPAQLFTLRDGKVGVNFAGYHADAGLGGLLTGNSAHGGLSASAGTPWGSRAAAGLGGNLDGRAAGVGYAAAQANPSVGASALLGGSAGEHGYIGAEAHSPGRTLVSSSQHSVQPAYPADPVPASPTSGPVVTSHIQKVKPPKKYSLIHQDDRA; the protein is encoded by the exons AGACGGCTAGCTTGGTGCCGGCACAG CTGTTTACGCTGCGCGATGGCAAGGTGGGCGTGAACTTCGCTGGATATCACGCGGATGCGGGACTCGGCGGACTCCTCACGGGCAACTCCGCCCACGGCGGACTCAGCGCCTCGGCCGGAACTCCTTGGGGCTCCCGGGCAGCCGCCGGTCTGGGCGGCAATCTGGATG GACGCGCAGCCGGCGTGGGCTACGCCGCCGCCCAGGCCAATCCCTCGGTGGGGGCCAGTGCGCTTCTGGGCGGCAGCGCCGGCGAGCACGGCTACATCGGAGCCGAGGCGCACAGTCCTGGTCGCACCCTGGTCTCCTCCTCGCAGCACTCCGTCCAGCCGGCATATCCTGCTGATCCTGTGCCCGCGTCACCCACCTCCGGCCCCGTCGTCACCAGCCACATCCAGAAGGTAAAGCCGCCCAAGAAGTACTCGCTGATCCACCAAGAT GACCGTGCCTAG